ACTTCAGCCTGGTGGCGCACTTCTCGGATCACAGGCACTGCATCGAGGAGCTTTAGGTTGCGCTCGAAGCGGGTGACCTCGTTGTCCACAATCTTGACCGCCGCCCGCGCCGCTTGTTCCCGCAGGCGCATGTTGTCTCGGACCACCTCTTCAAGATCGTCCACCGTGTACAGGTAGATGTCTGGTAGTTCACCCACCTCGGGGGCGACATCGCGCGGCACGGCGAGATCGACGATGAAAATGGGCTTACGCTTGCGCGCCTTGAGGGCCCGTTGCACCAGCGGCGCATCAAGGATCGGCTCTGGGCTGGCCGTGGAGCAAATCACCATGTCGGCTTCTGCCAGGTGCTCGCCGATGTCCGACAGGGGAACGGCGAAGGCGGAGAGTGAGTCCGCCAGGCGGCGGGCTCGATCCGCGCTGCGATTGGCGAAGATCATGCGCCGCAGGCCGCGGCTGCGCAGGTGACGCGCCGCCAGCTCGATGGTCTGCCCAGCGCCCACGAACAGTGAGGTCTGGCGCGAGAAGTCCGAGAAGATGCTGCTCGCAAGGCTTACGGAGGCGGACGCCACGGAAACTGCCGAGGCGCCGATGCCGGTGTCGCTGCGAACTTGCTTGGCCACGGAGAAGGCCTGCTGAAACAGGCGATTCAAGACCGGCCCGACCGCACCGTGTTCGCCGGCGAGGCGGTACGCGTCCTTCACTTGGCCGAGGATCTGCGGCTCGCCCAGGACCATGGAGTCTAGGCCGCATGCGACCCGGAAGGCATGGCGGATCGCGTCTCCCTGTTCCTTGGTGAACAGCGACTTATCGGCCTCGCCGCCGAGCGCGCGTGTCTCGCGCAGCCAATCGTTGGCCTGGGTACTGCCGTCGTCCGCGCCAACCACGTAGAGTTCTGTACGATTACAGGTGGAGACGATCATCCCCTCCTGCACGTCGGGCAAGCTGACCAGCGAGCGCAGCGCGTCCGGAATCCCAGCGGGGTCGAAGCTCACGCGCTCGCGCACGGCGAGGGGCGCGGTGTGGTGGTTCAACCCGAGAACGAAAAGCGACATGCGATTGCTATCCGGCCCAAAATGCCGACGATGACCTACTTTGGGATTTTCCGAGGTTCTGGCTGTCAACACAAGATGTCTCAGCCGCTGTCAGGTGCTTTTGTCATGTCGCCCGTCCATGCGTGACGACACCCACAGGCTCCCCTCCCTGTTGACGCGGCGCCCGCTTTGGGTACTCGCCGCCTTCCTAATGCCTATGGGTTGCGCAATGCAGCAGTCCTCGGATCGAGGTGAGGCGGAGGTGCCCTACGACGGCCAGCTCCCCTTCGTCAGCGCCAGTGGTGAGGCCAGTTACCACGTGCTGATGGGAGAGATTGCCCTGTCTCGCGGCGAATGGGGCGTGAGTGCGTCGGAATATCGAAAAGCCGCCGAGCTGAGCGAAGATCCCCAGACCGCCGAGCGCGCCGCCCGTGTCGCCTTCGATCACGGCTTGTGGGAGGACGCTCACGCCAGCGCGCGGCGCTGGTACGCCCTCGCCCCGCAGGCCACCGGCGCGCGCAGCATGCTCACGGCCATGGAGGTCCGCCGCGGTAACCGGGCACAAGCGCGGTCCCTGCTCGATCGCCTGCTCGCCGACGCCGAGCGCGAAGGTTGGCTCGGCGACGGCATCACGATGGCGGCGGCGCTGCTCAACGCCGAGGGCGCCTGGGGCACTGCCCTGCCGCTCATGGACGAGATTGCTAGTCGCTACCCGCAGATGCCCGAGGCGCAGGTGAGCTTGGCGACGCTCTACCTGCGCGCCAACCGTGCAGAGCGGGCACTTGCCCCGGCTCGCGAGGCCGTCCGTCTGGATCCTCAGTGGCTGCGGGCGCACACGCTGCTGGCCACCGTACTGCTCGAGTTACGGGAGATCGACGAGGCCTTGGACGTCGCTTCCGCCGCCGCCGAGCTCGCGGACGCAGGGCCCGACTACCGCTTGCGTCACGCGATGCTGCTGATCTCCGCCGGCCGCGAGGGCAAGGCGCGCGACATGCTCGCCGACCTGGTCGAGGAGTACCCGACCATGTCCGCCGCCTCGCGCCAGGCCGGCCTGTTGGCCCAGCGCCAGGGCCGCTACGACGACGCCAGGTCCTACTTCCGCCGACTTCTGGGCACCGGGCAGCAGACGGCCGCGCTCTACTTTCTGGGGCGCACGGAGGATCTGGCCGGCAATCGTACTGGCGCCTTGCGTTTCTATCGTCAGGTGAGCGGCGGGGAGTACCTGCTGCCCGCCCAGATACGCGTCGCCGCGATACTCGGTGAGCAAGGCCGAGTGGACGAAGCGCTCGAAGGCCTCGACGCCCTTGCCCAAACCGAGCCGCGCCATGCGGTTGACGCAGCGGAGGCCAGCGCTGCCGTCATGCGCCGGGCCGGTCGGGCGGAGCAGGCGCTCGCCACCTACGATGACGCCATTGTGCGTTGGCCAGACGAGCAGGGCTTTCGCTACGAACGTGCGTTCTTGCTCCTGGAACTTGACCGTGCGGGCGAGGCGATCGTGGCCCTAGAGGCGCTTGTCGACGACTATCCCGAAGACGCGAACGCCCTGAATGCGCTCGGCTACACCTTGGCCGATCGAACCGACCGCTACCGCGAGGCCTGGCGGCACATCCAGAAGGCGATCAGCCTGGAACCGGACAATGCCGCGATCATCGATAGCTTGGGCTGGATCGAGTACCGCCGCGGCCGTTTGGGCAGAGCCATCGCGCATCTACAGCGCGCCTATGCGCTGCTGCCCGATCCGGAGATCGCCGCACATCTGGGTGAGGTGCTGTGGATCGCCGGGCGGCGCCAAGAGGCGCGGTCCGTATGGCAGGCCGCCCTCAAGAGCTTCCCGGGCGATCAAGATTTGAGCGCCGTCATGGCGCGCTTCGCCGAGTGACGGGCGCGCCACAAGGGGACGAGCCTTGCGATTTCGTGCCCGTTCGTTGCGCACTGGCGGTCGTTCGCAACCCTTGTCGTCGTTGCCGAACGCCGCATTCCCCTCGCCGCCGATTGCTGCTATCACTCGGTGCGTGGGTCGTCGCCACCACCGGGGGATTGCATGGGTGCGCGACGACCCCTTCATTGCCACCGGGGGTAACGCCGAACATGGCCAGATACGAGCAACTGGAGCGGTTGCGCGACCTCGACTCGTGGTCGTTACAGGGCAGGGTAGCCCTTTCCACGAAAGCCGACAGTTTCAGCGGCTCCATCTTCTGGGAGCAGGTCGACGAAGACCTGAATCTGCGCTTTCGGGCTCCCCTCGGCCTCGGCGGGTTCCGCGTCAGCGGCGATGATGAGATTGTCGAGGTGGAGATGTCGTCGGGGGATTCGTTCATCGCTGAGGATCCCGGCCCGGAGTTCGAGCGGGCCTTTGGCTGGTCCTTACCCGTCCACAGCCTGCGCTACTGGATGCTTGGGCTTCCCGGCCCCGGCGAGTACCAAGAGTTGCTCGACGGGCGCGGCACACCGAGCCGCCTCAGCCAGGACGGCTGGACAGTAGAATATGAAGGATTTCAGCGCATTGACGACAGCTATCTGCCGACCAAGCTGCGCATCACCGGGCGCGGTGTGCGTATCAGGCTAGCGGTGGATCGCTGGAATCTGGAGCCCGTGGCAGCCGCGACGGCCCTCTAGGGCACCGCGTTTGCCCGTGCGCACCAGGGGCTCGGCCAAGACCTGCCGCACGGATGCGCCGCCCCCGCGTTGACACCCCTCGCCAACCCTCGGAAAATCGCGGGTTTCCCGGGTTCTGCCGCCGGCTCCGCGATCGACCATAGACGCTCGCCGGGGTAGGGTCCGAGGACCGATT
The DNA window shown above is from Pseudomonadota bacterium and carries:
- a CDS encoding tetratricopeptide repeat protein — its product is MQQSSDRGEAEVPYDGQLPFVSASGEASYHVLMGEIALSRGEWGVSASEYRKAAELSEDPQTAERAARVAFDHGLWEDAHASARRWYALAPQATGARSMLTAMEVRRGNRAQARSLLDRLLADAEREGWLGDGITMAAALLNAEGAWGTALPLMDEIASRYPQMPEAQVSLATLYLRANRAERALAPAREAVRLDPQWLRAHTLLATVLLELREIDEALDVASAAAELADAGPDYRLRHAMLLISAGREGKARDMLADLVEEYPTMSAASRQAGLLAQRQGRYDDARSYFRRLLGTGQQTAALYFLGRTEDLAGNRTGALRFYRQVSGGEYLLPAQIRVAAILGEQGRVDEALEGLDALAQTEPRHAVDAAEASAAVMRRAGRAEQALATYDDAIVRWPDEQGFRYERAFLLLELDRAGEAIVALEALVDDYPEDANALNALGYTLADRTDRYREAWRHIQKAISLEPDNAAIIDSLGWIEYRRGRLGRAIAHLQRAYALLPDPEIAAHLGEVLWIAGRRQEARSVWQAALKSFPGDQDLSAVMARFAE
- the lolB gene encoding lipoprotein insertase outer membrane protein LolB, whose amino-acid sequence is MAGRPQELPGRSRFERRHGALRRVTGAPQGDEPCDFVPVRCALAVVRNPCRRCRTPHSPRRRLLLSLGAWVVATTGGLHGCATTPSLPPGVTPNMARYEQLERLRDLDSWSLQGRVALSTKADSFSGSIFWEQVDEDLNLRFRAPLGLGGFRVSGDDEIVEVEMSSGDSFIAEDPGPEFERAFGWSLPVHSLRYWMLGLPGPGEYQELLDGRGTPSRLSQDGWTVEYEGFQRIDDSYLPTKLRITGRGVRIRLAVDRWNLEPVAAATAL
- the hemA gene encoding glutamyl-tRNA reductase, whose product is MSLFVLGLNHHTAPLAVRERVSFDPAGIPDALRSLVSLPDVQEGMIVSTCNRTELYVVGADDGSTQANDWLRETRALGGEADKSLFTKEQGDAIRHAFRVACGLDSMVLGEPQILGQVKDAYRLAGEHGAVGPVLNRLFQQAFSVAKQVRSDTGIGASAVSVASASVSLASSIFSDFSRQTSLFVGAGQTIELAARHLRSRGLRRMIFANRSADRARRLADSLSAFAVPLSDIGEHLAEADMVICSTASPEPILDAPLVQRALKARKRKPIFIVDLAVPRDVAPEVGELPDIYLYTVDDLEEVVRDNMRLREQAARAAVKIVDNEVTRFERNLKLLDAVPVIREVRHQAEVVSADVQEHASRMLAAGRDADEVLAWVTTTLTNKLLHAPTTRMRVAGEDGDETLLATSRELFGVTKPQ